The following coding sequences lie in one Silene latifolia isolate original U9 population chromosome 5, ASM4854445v1, whole genome shotgun sequence genomic window:
- the LOC141657968 gene encoding (-)-drimenol synthase-like: protein MAIENVVITSNDETVQQKEVRPLAHYHTNLWGDRFLNYTPPNQEIHGKYEEEAQDLKEEVRKKLVEVVKDSKERLLTIDNIEQLGVAYHFEAEIEDNLLQFFNNYSHELETYEKDLHFVSLRFRLLRQHGFYVSCDVFNQFKNEDGTFKEKLSKDVIGMLNLYEASYLRVQGEELLDEAIKFTTNHLKSMLDQLSQPLLTQVTQALKLPLHKGITRLLSRYYISTYEANPKHDETLLRFAKLDFNILQSMHLKELQDLSRWWKDLEFGTKLPFARDRIAEVYFWMLGTLYEPKYALGREIFTKLYKMTSVMDDTYDAYGLFPELQVYTKAVQRWDKSCMNELPDYMKLTYEALLDTFQGFEQNLAQEGRSHLVPYVQELMKAQCRAYFQEAKWCNQKYVPSYDEYLDSAAITTAGYTLMSAATYLGMGELATEEAFEWLSQTPKPVKASCIIGRLIGDIASYKLEKNRDHVASAVQCYMSQYGVSEEEAEEKLRELVEDAWKDLNQEMLRPTKLPRPMMMRILNLSRVIEVFYRLGEDDYSVVSENMKEKIHAVLIDPVMV, encoded by the exons ATGGCGATTGAGAATGTTGTTATTACGAGCAATGACGAAACCGTTCAACAAAAGGAAGTGCGTCCCCTAGCACACTATCACACTAATCTTTGGGGTGATCGATTCCTTAACTACACTCCTCCTAACCAG GAAATTCACGGGAAATATGAAGAAGAAGCACAAGACCTGAAAGAGGAAGTGAGAAAAAAGCTTGTGGAAGTTGTTAAGGATTCAAAAGAAAGACTATTAACCATAGACAATATAGAACAACTTGGAGTGGCATACCATTTTGAAGCAGAAATTGAAGACAATTTGCTACAATTTTTCAACAATTATTCTCATGAATTAGAGACTTATGAGAAAGATCTCCACTTTGTCTCTCTAAGATTTCGTCTCTTAAGGCAACATGGTTTTTATGTCTCTTGCG ACGTGTTTAACCAGTTTAAGAACGAGGATGGAACTTTCAAGGAAAAGCTTAGTAAAGATGTAATAGGCATGCTAAACTTGTATGAAGCATCTTATCTAAGGGTGCAAGGAGAGGAACTCTTAGATGAAGCAATCAAGTTTACCACTAATCACTTGAAATCAATGTTAGATCAATTAAGCCAACCATTATTAACCCAAGTGACTCAAGCCTTAAAATTGCCTTTACATAAAGGTATCACAAGGCTTTTATCAAGGTATTATATCTCTACATATGAAGCTAACCCAAAACATGATGAAACTCTTCTAAGATTTGCAAAGTTAGATTTCAACATATTACAATCCATGCACCTCAAGGAACTACAAGATCTCTCAAG ATGGTGGAAAGACTTGGAATTTGGCACAAAACTACCATTTGCAAGAGACAGAATTGCAGAAGTATACTTTTGGATGTTAGGAACACTTTATGAACCCAAATATGCCTTAGGCAGAGAAATATTCACAAAATTGTACAAGATGACATCGGTTATGGACGACACATACGACGCTTATGGACTCTTTCCCGAACTTCAAGTGTATACTAAAGCCGTGCAAAG GTGGGATAAAAGCTGTATGAACGAATTGCCCGACTACATGAAGCTGACTTACGAAGCCCTTCTTGATACTTTTCAAGGATTCGAGCAAAATTTAGCCCAGGAAGGAAGATCACATCTCGTTCCTTATGTTCAAGAATTA ATGAAAGCACAATGCCGAGCATATTTTCAAGAGGCGAAGTGGTGCAACCAAAAGTACGTGCCATCATACGATGAGTACCTAGACTCTGCCGCGATCACCACTGCAGGTTACACATTGATGTCGGCTGCAACTTACCTAGGAATGGGAGAATTGGCGACCGAAGAAGCCTTTGAATGGCTTAGCCAGACACCGAAACCTGTCAAAGCATCTTGTATTATTGGAAGGCTCATTGGTGACATAGCTAGCTATAAG TTGGAGAAAAATCGAGATCATGTAGCCTCGGCTGTACAATGTTACATGTCACAATACGGAGTGTCAGAGGAAGAGGCAGAGGAGAAACTAAGGGAGCTAGTAGAAGATGCATGGAAGGATTTAAACCAAGAGATGCTTCGGCCAACCAAACTTCCGAGGCCAATGATGATGCGAATCTTGAACCTTTCACGGGTCATTGAAGTTTTCTATCGACTTGGTGAAGATGACTACTCGGTTGTGAGCGAGAATATGAAGGAAAAGATACATGCTGTTCTCATTGATCCGGTTATGGTCTAA